The Solibacillus sp. FSL R7-0668 genome includes the window ACGCGGATGTTGAAGGGATTATCCTCGTTGGGGCAGGGCGCGGGCAAGTAACACCAGATATGACCAATGCGATTGAAAAGCTTTGTCAAAAGGGAATAAAAGTGGTGCTTACTACGTCAACGGAGGAAGGACGCGTATTCCCAACATATGATTACTACAGCAGTGCTAATAATTTGAAAGATAAGGGTGTATTCATGGGCGGCGATTTCGACCCGAAAAAGGCACGCTTAAAATTATTGTTAATGCTAGCAAATGGCAACACAAATTTTGACTCATTCATGCACTAATGAAAAAAACTCGGCATACAGTTTAACGTAGCCGAGTTTTTTTACATGGATACTTGATAAATTATGACCACACTTCACTGTACTGAACTAAATAGTGTTATAATTGGAATAGTTGATTTTGAAGAAAGGGGCCGGCAACATGTTCATACTTTTATCTGCAGCGATTGCGCCGGGTCTGGCCCTATTAAGTTATTTTTATTTACGAAACCAAATGGAGACGGAACCGAGGCGTGCTTTGCTGCATGCGTTTATCTATGGCGCAATTATTACATTCCCGGTATTGTTCATTCAATTTGTTTTAGAAGAAGAGCAAGCGTTTAGTAATCCATTTTTTATTCATGTCATTTTTACGAGTACTTTAGAGGAATTGGTGAAATGGCTTATCATTTTTGCGGTCATTTTGCGCCATGTCGAATTTGATGATCCCTATGATGGTATATTGTTTGGGGCAGCCATTTCTCTTGGATTTGCTACGGTGGAAAACGTCATTTATTTATTATCGTTTGGGTTAGACCAGGCCTTTATGCGAGCCTTGTTACCCGTATCGAGCCATGCGTTATTTGGTGTGGTGATGGGGTATTACTACGGCAAGGGCAAATTTTCGAGCGATGAAATTCAAAAGAAATATATAGGTCTTGCCTTGCTTGCACCATTAGGTTTACATATTATGTATAATTCGATTTTAATGCTAGAAGATAATTTTATTTATGCGATGCTGCCGTTCATGTTGTTTTTATGGTGGTTTGCATTACGTAAAGTAAAATTGGCGCATGAGCATTTAATCGAGCATTTGTCCAAAAGAGTTTAACCGAAAAGAAATGAAGAGACTATGTGAAGTGAATTTTTCGCATAGTCTCTTTTACATTTAAAAAATGCTTTTTACTTCATGTGAATTGTGTTTTCACGTATGTATAATCTATAAATATTATTCCATCCTAAGTAAAAAGGAGTGGAAGATGTGAAAAAAATTGCGTTATTAGGCATACTTTTCGTTGTAATCTGTGCACCAACGAGTTCTGCATTTACCAGTCAAGAAATACAGCGCGGTGCATTTGGGGATGATGTCATTGAATTGCAGGCAAGATTGCAATATATCGGCTTTTACCATGGTCAACTGGATGGTAAGTTTGGCTATGGTACGTATTGGGCATTGCGTAATTTCCAGGAGCGGTACGGTTTGCCGATTGATGGCATTGCAGGAAAGGCAACAAAGGATAAGCTTGTAAATAATTCAGATTATGATGAGGCCTATGTAAAAAAGCAAATTAATGCTGGGAACCGCTTTACGTATTATGGTGGCATCCCTCTTGATCAGCAAGTTAAGGATGGCGGTGGTTCAAATTCAAATTCAACCTCATCCATGCAGCTACCACCTGGCTATACGGAGCAAGATTTGCAAATATTAGCGAACGCAGTATATGGCGAGGCACGTGGTGAGCCATATGAGGGACAAGTTGCGGTAGCTGCCGTTATTTTAAATCGCTTAGAGTCGCCCGAATTTCCAGATACGATTTCTGAAATTATTTTTCAACCGTTAGCATTTACAGCGGTCGCCGATGGACAGATATGGCTCACACCTAATGAACGGGCTAAACAAGCGGTATTGGATGCGATTAATGGCTGGGATCCATCGGAAAATGCGCTGTATTATTTCAATCCAAAAACCGCGACGAGTAAATGGATTTGGACTAGACAACAAATAAAACAAATAGGCGAGCACATCTTTTGTGTGTAGCTAGGTGATCATATGAAAAATTTAACGTACTTATTAGGGTTATTTGTCATTATTCTAGCCTTCGTAGCAGTGGATTTTTACAATCAAAATAAACAGTTAGAGCGCGCCGTATATGCGACACAATCGCGTGATTTTTCGGCAGCTACGGAAAAGTTATCGCATCTTCATACGGCTGTTGAGCAATCACTATTGTTTCAAGATGAAAAAGCATTAGCGACTGAGCTTGACTCTATTTGGCGAATGAGCAGTGATCTTCGAAAATCAGTTGCGAACTTGCCCTTACAACCCGATGTTCAAAACGAATGGATGCGTTATTTAGGGAAAATAGGAGATAGTGCTAAGCAAGCGTCAAATCAAGGCAATTATGAGGAATGGCAACAAAAAATGACGAATGTGGCGACGAATTTGCATGCATTTGCAGAGGAATGGAATATTGCGACTGTTGCCTTTTATAATAATGATGGTGATTTACAACAATGGACGAAAAACCAAAGCCTCGCGCTAGCGGACTCGCCATTTGTTAATGTTTCTAAGCAGCTAAAGTCCTATAATGAAACGGATTTTCCGCTTACCGCGAGTGAATCGGATTATGAAAAAAAGCGAGACCTCAAACATTTGAAGGATCAAAATATTACAAAGGATCAAGCCATCGAAGTATTTAAAAAATATTTCCCACATATTGATGATGCGATTGTTACCATTTCGAAAAGCAAGGACGATGCACCTTATCCGTTCTATCATATCCAATTTGTACGTGGCTCACGGATTGGCTATG containing:
- the prsW gene encoding glutamic-type intramembrane protease PrsW gives rise to the protein MFILLSAAIAPGLALLSYFYLRNQMETEPRRALLHAFIYGAIITFPVLFIQFVLEEEQAFSNPFFIHVIFTSTLEELVKWLIIFAVILRHVEFDDPYDGILFGAAISLGFATVENVIYLLSFGLDQAFMRALLPVSSHALFGVVMGYYYGKGKFSSDEIQKKYIGLALLAPLGLHIMYNSILMLEDNFIYAMLPFMLFLWWFALRKVKLAHEHLIEHLSKRV
- the sleB gene encoding spore cortex-lytic enzyme, producing MKKIALLGILFVVICAPTSSAFTSQEIQRGAFGDDVIELQARLQYIGFYHGQLDGKFGYGTYWALRNFQERYGLPIDGIAGKATKDKLVNNSDYDEAYVKKQINAGNRFTYYGGIPLDQQVKDGGGSNSNSTSSMQLPPGYTEQDLQILANAVYGEARGEPYEGQVAVAAVILNRLESPEFPDTISEIIFQPLAFTAVADGQIWLTPNERAKQAVLDAINGWDPSENALYYFNPKTATSKWIWTRQQIKQIGEHIFCV
- a CDS encoding PepSY1/2 domain-containing protein encodes the protein MKNLTYLLGLFVIILAFVAVDFYNQNKQLERAVYATQSRDFSAATEKLSHLHTAVEQSLLFQDEKALATELDSIWRMSSDLRKSVANLPLQPDVQNEWMRYLGKIGDSAKQASNQGNYEEWQQKMTNVATNLHAFAEEWNIATVAFYNNDGDLQQWTKNQSLALADSPFVNVSKQLKSYNETDFPLTASESDYEKKRDLKHLKDQNITKDQAIEVFKKYFPHIDDAIVTISKSKDDAPYPFYHIQFVRGSRIGYADITEKGGHLLSFLMERPVMKNPKSHEEIIDAAKKFMKHVGYEDVTLSESRENHEAWHFVFTRTLEDGSLVYPDSIQVKVAKDTGEIFGVNAMEYIQEEKIPSQGEVPIQWDAFFADNVIVEETKKIYTANATLDLRKGYEVIARLKNAQNDTYRMVIDTETHEVIKIEKVH